A single window of Malus sylvestris chromosome 5, drMalSylv7.2, whole genome shotgun sequence DNA harbors:
- the LOC126621602 gene encoding probable F-box protein At4g22030 yields the protein MASLQTSSLLFSSPSRCSSSNRIHVRKLPRVRFADLKQTTKPVLEGLQLKEQVLKHENTDLYNNNHSAAAAAAPTASTTQLYALLEAVADRVEMHANIGEQRNNWNALLLSSINMITLSASLMAGVNAAAGTSVLALNISSAILFSAATGMLLIMNKIQPSQLAEEQRNATRLFRQLQSEIETVFALRDPTEKDVKETMEKILALDKAYPLPLLGAMLEKFPKKLEPAVWWPRNVVQSQNPRKPKSQMGNNVNGWSEELESEMREIIQVVKNKDLENYERLGSLVVLKTNKILAVSGPVLTGIAAVGSAFVGHGSATAAVATVAAGSLASVVNAFQHGGQVGMVFEMNRNCAGFFNKLEDSIEATLGEQDWEKRENGVVFEMKVAMQLGRSLEQLRELASKSALYRSNGEPIDEFGCKLF from the coding sequence ATGGCTTCCCTCCAAACTtcatctcttctcttctcttctccctcacGTTGTTCTTCCTCAAACAGAATTCATGTCCGCAAGCTCCCAAGAGTCCGCTTCGCTGACCTGAAACAAACCACGAAGCCCGTCCTCGAAGGCCTCCAGTTGAAGGAACAAGTTCTGAAACACGAAAACACCGATTTGTATAACAACAATCActctgcagcagcagcagccgcGCCTACAGCTTCCACAACTCAGCTCTACGCGCTCTTAGAGGCGGTGGCGGACAGAGTGGAGATGCACGCAAACATCGGCGAGCAGCGCAATAACTGGAACGCACTCTTACTTAGCTCTATCAACATGATCACTCTCTCCGCTTCCCTAATGGCCGGAGTTAATGCAGCTGCTGGAACGTCCGTTTTGGCATTGAACATTTCATCGGCTATTTTGTTTTCCGCAGCTACCGGAATGCTGCTTATCATGAACAAGATCCAGCCTTCGCAGCTCGCCGAGGAGCAGCGCAATGCTACGAGGTTGTTCAGGCAGCTCCAGAGCGAAATTGAGACGGTGTTTGCTCTTCGTGATCCTACTGAGAAAGATGTGAAGGAGACAATGGAGAAGATTTTGGCACTTGACAAAGCTTACCCACTTCCGTTGCTTGGTGCAATGCTCGAAAAATTCCCCAAAAAATTGGAGCCGGCTGTTTGGTGGCCTAGAAATGTTGTTCAATCTCAAAATCCAAGGAAACCGAAATCCCAGATGGGAAATAATGTGAATGGATGGAGTGAAGAACTTGAAAGCGAAATGAGAGAAATTATTCAAGTTGTGAAGAACAAGGACCTTGAAAACTATGAGAGATTAGGAAGCTTGGTAGTATTAAAGACCAACAAGATTTTGGCAGTTTCGGGCCCTGTGCTTACTGGGATCGCGGCTGTTGGATCCGCTTTTGTAGGCCATGGATCAGCCACTGCCGCGGTTGCAACAGTGGCTGCAGGCTCTTTGGCTAGCGTAGTGAATGCTTTTCAGCATGGCGGGCAAGTAGGGATGGTGTTTGAGATGAATAGGAACTGCGCCGGCTTCTTCAACAAGTTGGAGGATTCAATTGAAGCAACACTTGGAGAACAAGActgggagaagagagaaaatgggGTGGTTTTTGAAATGAAAGTTGCAATGCAGTTGGGAAGAAGCTTGGAGCAGCTCAGAGAACTTGCATCGAAATCAGCTTTGTATCGTTCGAACGGAGAACCCATAGACGAATTCGGTTGCAAGCTTTTCTAA
- the LOC126621601 gene encoding probable F-box protein At4g22030, which yields MASLQTSSLLFSSPSRCSSSNRTINAAIHVRKFPRVRFADPKQTTKLVLEGLQLKEQVLKHENTDLYNNNHSAAAAPTASTTQLYALLEAVADRVEMHANIGEQRNNWNALLLSSINMITLSASLMAGVNAAAGTSVLALNISSAILFSAATGMLLIMNKIQPSQLAEEQRNATRLFRQLQSEIETVFALRDPTEKDVKETMEKVLALDKAYPLPLLGAMLEKFPKKFEPAVWWPRNVVQSQNPRKPKSQMGNNVNGWSEELESEMGEIIQVVKNKDIEDYERLGSLALKTNKILAVSGPVLTAIAAVGSAIVGHGSVIATVAAVAAGSLASTVNAFQHGGQVGMVFEMYRNCAGFFNKLEDSIEATLGERDWEKRENGVVFEMKVAMQLGRSLEQLRELASKSALYRSNGEPIDEFGCKLF from the coding sequence ATGGCTTCCCTCCAAACTtcatctcttctcttctcttctccctcacGTTGTTCTTCCTCAAACAGAACCATAAATGCCGCCATTCATGTCCGCAAGTTCCCAAGAGTCCGCTTCGCTGACCCGAAACAAACCACGAAGCTCGTCCTCGAAGGCCTCCAGTTGAAGGAACAAGTTCTGAAACACGAAAACACCGATTTGTATAACAACAATCACTCTGCAGCAGCAGCTCCTACAGCTTCCACAACTCAGCTCTACGCGCTCTTAGAGGCGGTGGCGGACAGAGTGGAGATGCACGCAAACATCGGCGAGCAGCGCAATAACTGGAACGCACTCTTACTTAGCTCTATCAACATGATCACTCTCTCCGCTTCCCTAATGGCCGGAGTTAATGCAGCCGCTGGAACTTCCGTTTTGGCATTGAACATTTCATCGGCTATTTTGTTTTCCGCAGCTACCGGAATGCTGCTTATCATGAACAAGATCCAGCCTTCGCAGCTCGCCGAGGAGCAGCGCAATGCTACGAGGTTGTTCAGGCAGCTCCAGAGCGAAATTGAGACGGTGTTTGCTCTTCGTGATCCTACTGAGAAAGATGTGAAGGAGACAATGGAGAAGGTTTTGGCCCTTGACAAAGCTTACCCACTTCCGTTGCTCGGTGCCATGCTCGAAAAATTCCCCAAAAAATTTGAGCCGGCTGTTTGGTGGCCTAGAAATGTTGTTCAATCTCAAAATCCAAGGAAACCGAAATCCCAGATGGGAAATAATGTGAATGGATGGAGTGAAGAACTTGAAAGCGAAATGGGAGAAATTATTCAAGTTGTGAAGAACAAGGACATTGAGGACTATGAGAGATTAGGAAGCTTGGCATTAAAGACCAACAAGATTTTGGCAGTTTCGGGCCCTGTGCTTACTGCGATCGCGGCTGTTGGTTCCGCTATTGTAGGCCATGGATCAGTCATTGCCACGGTTGCAGCAGTGGCTGCAGGCTCTTTGGCTAGCACAGTGAATGCTTTTCAGCATGGCGGGCAAGTAGGGATGGTGTTTGAGATGTACAGGAACTGCGCTGGCTTCTTCAACAAGTTGGAGGATTCAATTGAAGCAACACTTGGAGAACGAGActgggagaagagagaaaatgggGTGGTTTTTGAAATGAAGGTTGCAATGCAGTTGGGAAGAAGCTTGGAGCAGCTCAGAGAACTTGCATCGAAATCAGCTTTGTATCGTTCGAACGGAGAACCCATAGACGAATTCGGTTGCAAGCTTTTCTAA